From the genome of Arthrobacter sp. ERGS1:01:
GCGTCGCGGTGGTCTCGTCGGAGCTAATGCCGACGTCGTCCAGCCCGGCGGCCCGGACGGCGCCGCGCGCCTTGGGCCCGCGCACGAAGATCTCCGCTCCCGCCAGCACCGACAGCAACTCCTCGCCCTGGCCCGCTGCGTCGGCGGCCTCGCACCAGCGCCGCATCCCATAAGCGGTGGTCACCATGACGATGTCAGGGGCGGCCGCAATGACGGCGGCCGTCTCGTCGCGCAGCACGGTGTCATCCGCGACGGGGGCGATCTTCAGTGCCGGGGCATGGAGCACCTGGGCGCCGCGGCGTTCCAGCGCCTCGATCAGGTCCCCGGCGCGGCGGTGGGCCGTGACGCCGATCCGGAATCCGTGCAACGGCTGGGCGGGGGTGGTCCCGGTGGGATCGTTCATGGGCTCCTTCAAGCTGACTGCAACCGTGCATCCGTCAGGAAGTCGGCGGCCGCCAAGCCGTTCGCTCCGGCCACGGACACCACGTCCCCGATGACGATGACCGCGGGGTTGCGGCACGACGCGGATGCGTTGACAATGCTACCGAGGGTGGCCGTGGTGGTGCGCTGTGAGTGGCTGAATCCACGTTCAACAACGGCCACCGGCGTAACATTCGTCAGCCCGGCAAGGCGCAGGCCGGCCACGAGGGACGGCAGGGTGCCGATGCCCATGAGCACCACGATGGTCCCGCCCAGTCCGGCCAGGTGCGTGAATTCACTGGTAGTCAGCGGGGCGTGGCCGGAAACCACCGTGAACAGGTGGCTGACGTTGCGGTGCGTCACGGGGATGCCGGCCGCGCCCGGGACGGCGATGGCGCTGGAGATTCCGGGGACCACCGTGACGGCGATGCCCGCGGCCACGGCGGCGGCCATCTCCTCACCGCCCCGGCCAAACACGAACGGGTCCCCGCCCTTCAGCCGCACCACGTGCAGCCCGGCCCGGGCGCCGTCGATCATCCGGGCCGTGATGTCCTCCTGGGCCACCTTGTGATGCCCCGGCGTCTTGCCCACATCCACGAACGTGGCCCGCGGAGCCAGCTGCGCGAGGTCCTCGGTGGGCCCGAGCCGGTCGAAATAGACCACGTCGGCCGCGGCCAGTGCCCGGGCAGCCCGGACCGTGAGCAGGTCGGCGGGGCCGGGGCCGCCGCCCACCAGGGTGATGTGTCCCGTGCGTCGTTCGCGTGCCATGGTGCCCGCCTTCAATTGTTGCCGGCGTCCGCGCCGCGGACGGGAATGTGGGTGGCGATCAGGACCGGTCCGGGCGCCTGGCCTTCGGAGGATTGGCCGAGGCCGGTCTTCTCGGCGTCCGTGGCGGGCCGGATCTGGCCGCGTTCGGGGACGAAGGTGATCGAGTCGTCGGCCACCTCCGGGGCGTTGACGAAGGAGCGGAAGCGGCGCAGACGTTCCGGATCGGCCAAGGTGGCGGCCCATTCGTCCTCATAGTTGTCCACATGGGCCGCCATGGCGGCCTCCAGATCCGCCGCGATGCCCAGGGAATCACGGACCACCACGTCGCGCAGGTGCTCCAGCCCGCCGGCCCCTCCTGAGCCTGTCGAAGGGTCGAGCTCCTCCTGCCAGCGGGCCGTGCGCTGCAGCCGGTCGGCCGTGCGGATGTAGTACATCAGGTAGCGGTCGATGTAGCTGATCAGTGTGGCGTCGTCGAGGTCCTGGGCCAGCAGCTGCGCGTGCGCCGGAGTAGCCCCGCCGTTGCCGCCAACGTAGAGGTTCCAGCCGTCCGCGGTGGCGATGACGCCCACGTCCTTGCCGCGCGCCTCGGCACATTCGCGGGCGCAACCGGAGACGCCGAGCTTGATCTTGTGCGGGCTGCGCAGGCCCCGGTACCTCAGCTCCAGCTGGATCGCCATGGCCACCGAATCCTGGACGCCAAAGCGGCACCAGGTGGAGCCGACGCAGGATTTCACGGTGCGCAGCGACTTCCCGTAGGCCTGGCCGGACTCCATGCCGGCGTCGATGAGGATCTTCCAGATCTGTGGCAGCTGCTCCAACCGGGCGCCGAACAGATCGATCCGCTGGCCGCCGGTGATCTTCGTGTACAGGCCGAATTCCTGGGCGACCGCGGCGATCACGGCCAGTTTGTCCGGGGTGATCTCTCCGCCGGGGATGCGCGGGACCACGGAGTAGCTGCCGTCCTTTTGCATATTGGCCAGGGCGCGGTCGTTGGTGTCCTGCAACGTGCCGCGGCCGTCGTCCAGCACGTAGGCACTGTTCTGGCTGGCCAGGATGTTGGCCACCGTGGGCTTGCAAATGTCGCAGCCGCGGCCCTCCCTGGCCGTTTCATCGACGCCGAAGCGGGCCAGGATCTCGGGGAAGCTGCCCAGTTCCAGGGCGCGCACCGCCTCGAAGAGCTCCGGGCGGGACATCGCGAAGTGCTCGCACAGGGCCTTGGAGACGGCGATCCCGGACTTGGCCAGCTCACCCTCCATGACCTTCTTCAGCAGGGGCACGCAGGAGCCGCATTGGGTGCCGGCGCGGGTGCACGCCTTCAACCCGGGCAGGTCCTGGACCGGTGCGGCGCCGTCGCAGCTGCCGCAGCCGTTGACGGCGTCGCGGATGCTGCCGGCGGTGACGTTGTTGCATGAGCACAGGATGGCGTCGTCGGGAAGTTCGACGGCGGGCGCGTCCCCTCCGCCGGCGGCCGTCAGGAACGCGCCCGGCTCGCCCGGCAGCTCCCGGCCCAGGAGCGGGCGCAGGCTCGTGTACGGGGTGGCGTCGCCGACGAAGATGCCGCCCAGCAGGGTTTTCGCGTCCGGGCTCGTCACGATCTTTTGGTAGACGCCGCGGGCGGGGTCGGCGTACACCACCTCAAGGCTGTCTTCCGTGCGGGCAAAGGCGTCGCCGAAGCTGGCCACGTCGACGCCGGAGAGCTTGAGCTTGGTGGCCGTGTCAAAGCCCGGGAACGTGGCCGTGCCGCCGTGCAACCGGTCCGCCACAATCTCCGCCATCGTGTTGGCGGGGGCCACCAGGCCCAGGCACATGCCGTCGAAGTTGGCAACTTCGCCGATGGCCCAGACGTGTGGGACCGTGGTGGCGCAGCCGTCCGTGATGGCCACGCCGCCGCGGGGGCCCAGTTCGAAGCCGTGCAGGGCGGCGCCGTCGTCCCCGCGGGCCAGTTCGTCGCGCGGGCGGATCCCGATGGCGGCCACCACCAGGTCGGCGTCCAGTACGGCGCCGTCGGCCATGATCACCCCGGTGACCTGGCCGGCGTCATCCGTGCGGATACCGGCCGGGTACACGCCGGTTGCGGCGGCCATGCCCTTGGCGGCGACCAGCCGGCCCAGGGCCTGGCCGGCGCCCTCGTCGAGTTGGGCGTTCATGAGCCAGTTGCCGCCGTTGATGACCACGGCTGCCGCGCCGAGCGTGATCAGGCCGGCCGCGGCCTCGAGCCCAAGCAAGCCGCCGCCAATGACGGCGGCGTTCACGGGGCGGCCCAGTTTTTCGCCCAGTCTTGCCACTTGAGCGTTCAGGGCCCACACGTCGTCCAGGGTGCGGTAGACATGGGTGTGTTCGGCGCCCGGGATGGGCAGCCTGGCGGCGTCTGATCCGGTGGCCAGCACCAGCTCGTCATATGGGAAGCGGATGGGGCCGCCGTCCGCCGTGGCCAGGACGGTGCGGTTGGCCGGGTCGATGCCCGTGACGGCGGTGCCGCGGACCAGGGAGATGGAGGGGTGCTCCCACAGCGCCGGATCGCCCAGCGTGAGGTCAGTGCCTGCGTCCGCCAGGGCCCGGCTCAGCGCCACGCGATCGTAGGGGGCGTGGGCCTCCTCGGTGAGCACCGTCAGCTGCCAGCCGGCGAGCCCGCGGGCGTGCATGGCCTCGACGAAGCGGTGCGCCGCGGGCCCGCCGCCGGCCACCACGATCCGGCGCACCGCCGTGGTATCGTCCTGGAAAATTCCGTCCTTGCTGGGTGCCTGGTTCATGCCGTGGCCTTCCGCTTGGTTGGCCCATCCGGGCGCCAACGTGTGCTTCCATGCTATGAATCCGGGATTGCCCCGCCGTTTCGCTCGTGTAACGGGCGTTTAACATCTGCCTCGCGGCTGCCCGGAACCACCGGTGATACGGGATTTACCGGCCCGACACATTCGGGGCGGGCCGGGGAAACACGCCGCCCCTAGCGTGGGTGCCACGCAGTTGTGCCACGGCTGCGGGGAACTCAGGCAACGGAAGGAACCCTCATGGACAAGCTCACTGGCTCAGCCACTGGCACAGTCGCGGAGACGCCGGGCAGCGGACGCCGCGAGCGTGGAACCGCCGCCGGCCACCCTGCGGCGCAGTGGTTCCGAGTCTGCCGGCTCGCCGAGTTGGACGACTCCTGGGGTGAGGCGGCGCTCATCAACGGGCGCCAGGTGGCCCTGTTCCGGGTGGGTGCGGACGCCGTTTTCGCCGTCGCCCAGGCCGACCCGGCCACTCGCGCACACGTCATGGCCCGGGGCCTGGTGGGCACGCGGGGGCGCACCCACACCATCGCGTCACCGCTCCACAAGGAGGTCTACAGCCTGGCGACGGGTGAGTGCTTCGGGCGCCCGGACCTGCGCCTGGGCACCTACCCGGTGCGCCTGGTCGAAGGCATGGTGGAGGTGGCCCTCTAGCGGCCCGGCCCCTCTAGCCCGGCTACTTTCCCAGGTCTACTTTCCCAGGGCGGCCTTGATGTCTGCGGACACGGCGGCCAATGCACGGGCAGCCTCGTCACGGGCGGCGGACAGCTG
Proteins encoded in this window:
- the nirD gene encoding nitrite reductase small subunit NirD; protein product: MDKLTGSATGTVAETPGSGRRERGTAAGHPAAQWFRVCRLAELDDSWGEAALINGRQVALFRVGADAVFAVAQADPATRAHVMARGLVGTRGRTHTIASPLHKEVYSLATGECFGRPDLRLGTYPVRLVEGMVEVAL
- the nirB gene encoding nitrite reductase large subunit NirB — protein: MNQAPSKDGIFQDDTTAVRRIVVAGGGPAAHRFVEAMHARGLAGWQLTVLTEEAHAPYDRVALSRALADAGTDLTLGDPALWEHPSISLVRGTAVTGIDPANRTVLATADGGPIRFPYDELVLATGSDAARLPIPGAEHTHVYRTLDDVWALNAQVARLGEKLGRPVNAAVIGGGLLGLEAAAGLITLGAAAVVINGGNWLMNAQLDEGAGQALGRLVAAKGMAAATGVYPAGIRTDDAGQVTGVIMADGAVLDADLVVAAIGIRPRDELARGDDGAALHGFELGPRGGVAITDGCATTVPHVWAIGEVANFDGMCLGLVAPANTMAEIVADRLHGGTATFPGFDTATKLKLSGVDVASFGDAFARTEDSLEVVYADPARGVYQKIVTSPDAKTLLGGIFVGDATPYTSLRPLLGRELPGEPGAFLTAAGGGDAPAVELPDDAILCSCNNVTAGSIRDAVNGCGSCDGAAPVQDLPGLKACTRAGTQCGSCVPLLKKVMEGELAKSGIAVSKALCEHFAMSRPELFEAVRALELGSFPEILARFGVDETAREGRGCDICKPTVANILASQNSAYVLDDGRGTLQDTNDRALANMQKDGSYSVVPRIPGGEITPDKLAVIAAVAQEFGLYTKITGGQRIDLFGARLEQLPQIWKILIDAGMESGQAYGKSLRTVKSCVGSTWCRFGVQDSVAMAIQLELRYRGLRSPHKIKLGVSGCARECAEARGKDVGVIATADGWNLYVGGNGGATPAHAQLLAQDLDDATLISYIDRYLMYYIRTADRLQRTARWQEELDPSTGSGGAGGLEHLRDVVVRDSLGIAADLEAAMAAHVDNYEDEWAATLADPERLRRFRSFVNAPEVADDSITFVPERGQIRPATDAEKTGLGQSSEGQAPGPVLIATHIPVRGADAGNN
- the cobA gene encoding uroporphyrinogen-III C-methyltransferase: MARERRTGHITLVGGGPGPADLLTVRAARALAAADVVYFDRLGPTEDLAQLAPRATFVDVGKTPGHHKVAQEDITARMIDGARAGLHVVRLKGGDPFVFGRGGEEMAAAVAAGIAVTVVPGISSAIAVPGAAGIPVTHRNVSHLFTVVSGHAPLTTSEFTHLAGLGGTIVVLMGIGTLPSLVAGLRLAGLTNVTPVAVVERGFSHSQRTTTATLGSIVNASASCRNPAVIVIGDVVSVAGANGLAAADFLTDARLQSA